A single region of the Paraburkholderia sprentiae WSM5005 genome encodes:
- a CDS encoding LysR family transcriptional regulator: MDRFKQIETFATVAAKGSLSAAALAEGVAPAIIGRRIDALEERLGVKLLVRTTRKLTLTFEGSAFLEDCQRILHDMQNAEASVSAGGVKASGHLRLSAPAGFGRRHVAPLVPAFTVAHPDVSITLDLSDRLVDLVNEGFDCAVRLGELPDSTLVSLKLAENRRVCVASPAYLSRRGAPHSLADLARHNCLALGASANQQRGWMFQHDGKVVSIKVSGTMECSDGAVLHEWCLAGHGLAWRSWWEVGADITAGRLVSVLDEFAAPRIGIHAVFPQRRHLPLRVRLFLDFLKHTYGEAGYWD, encoded by the coding sequence ATGGACCGTTTCAAGCAGATCGAGACCTTCGCCACCGTTGCGGCCAAGGGGAGCCTGTCCGCGGCGGCACTCGCCGAGGGCGTCGCGCCCGCGATCATCGGCCGACGCATCGACGCGCTCGAAGAGCGCCTCGGCGTCAAGCTGCTCGTGCGCACGACGCGCAAGCTCACGCTGACCTTCGAAGGCTCGGCCTTTCTCGAAGACTGCCAGCGCATTCTTCACGACATGCAGAACGCCGAGGCTAGCGTCTCGGCGGGCGGAGTGAAGGCGAGCGGCCATCTGCGGCTGTCGGCGCCGGCCGGCTTCGGGCGCCGGCACGTGGCGCCGCTCGTGCCCGCGTTCACCGTCGCGCATCCGGACGTGTCGATTACGCTGGATCTGTCCGATCGTCTCGTCGACCTCGTCAACGAAGGCTTCGATTGCGCGGTGCGGCTCGGCGAGTTGCCCGATTCGACGCTGGTGTCGCTGAAACTCGCTGAAAACCGGCGCGTGTGTGTCGCGTCGCCCGCGTATCTGAGCCGGCGCGGCGCGCCGCATAGCCTTGCCGATCTCGCGCGCCACAACTGCCTTGCGCTGGGCGCGAGCGCGAACCAGCAGCGCGGCTGGATGTTCCAGCACGACGGCAAGGTGGTGTCGATCAAGGTGTCCGGCACGATGGAGTGCTCGGACGGCGCGGTGCTGCACGAATGGTGTCTCGCCGGGCACGGGCTCGCGTGGCGCTCGTGGTGGGAGGTCGGCGCGGACATCACAGCGGGCCGCCTCGTCAGCGTGCTCGACGAATTCGCCGCGCCGCGCATCGGCATCCACGCGGTGTTCCCGCAGCGCCGTCATCTGCCGCTGCGAGTGCGGCTGTTTCTGGACTTCCTCAAACATACGTACGGCGAAGCCGGTTACTGGGACTGA
- a CDS encoding haloacid dehalogenase type II, with translation MSATTTPSPRAVIFDAYGTLFDVHSVIAAAEQLFPGHGDALSQLWRQKQIEYTQLRTLAARTDAPGEHYRPFWDITLDALRFAAKRLQLTLGRTAEKRLMDEYACLSAFPDAVPALRALREPIAAPRVGLAILSNGNPQMLDIAVKSAGMNALFDHVLSVDAVRAYKPSPAAYALGPDALGVSAREIVFVSSNGWDVAGAAWFGFTTFWLNRQNLPVEELGVTPHGTGAGMNDLLGFLRTLATTPRSSDGRQTKVHGSGSRKRAGPRG, from the coding sequence ATGTCGGCCACAACGACACCTTCCCCGCGAGCAGTGATTTTCGACGCCTACGGCACGCTGTTCGACGTGCATTCGGTCATCGCCGCCGCGGAGCAACTGTTCCCCGGACACGGCGACGCACTGTCGCAGCTTTGGCGTCAGAAGCAGATCGAATACACGCAACTACGCACGCTCGCCGCGCGTACCGACGCTCCCGGCGAACACTACCGCCCGTTCTGGGACATTACGCTCGACGCACTGCGTTTCGCCGCGAAAAGACTGCAGCTCACGCTCGGCCGCACGGCCGAAAAACGGCTGATGGACGAGTACGCGTGTCTGTCCGCGTTTCCCGACGCGGTGCCCGCGCTGCGCGCGTTGCGCGAGCCCATTGCCGCGCCGCGTGTCGGGCTTGCGATTCTGTCGAACGGCAACCCGCAGATGCTCGACATCGCGGTCAAGAGCGCCGGCATGAACGCCCTCTTCGATCATGTGCTGTCGGTCGACGCGGTGCGCGCTTATAAACCCTCACCCGCCGCATATGCGCTCGGCCCCGACGCGCTCGGCGTGTCCGCGCGCGAGATCGTGTTCGTGTCGTCGAACGGATGGGACGTCGCGGGCGCGGCATGGTTCGGCTTCACGACGTTCTGGCTGAACCGGCAGAACCTGCCCGTCGAAGAGCTCGGCGTGACGCCGCATGGCACCGGCGCCGGCATGAACGATCTGCTGGGTTTTCTGCGGACGCTCGCGACGACGCCGCGCTCGAGCGACGGCCGTCAAACGAAAGTTCATGGCAGTGGCAGTCGCAAGCGCGCCGGCCCGCGCGGATGA
- a CDS encoding gamma-glutamylcyclotransferase family protein, translating into MQTVFVYGTLRAGEANDISQAAARNDLPAPSLLGDTTVRGHLFDFGDYPGLVVDEAGVEVRGDVYEIDDALVAVLDEIESVYPGVEDRFLAREVMVKVDGNVVNCRFYPVAPNAVKGLPEIRSGDWVEHRRTR; encoded by the coding sequence ATGCAGACCGTCTTTGTCTACGGCACGCTGCGTGCCGGTGAAGCGAACGACATCAGCCAAGCCGCCGCGCGCAACGATCTTCCCGCGCCGAGCCTGCTCGGCGACACCACCGTTCGCGGCCACCTATTCGATTTTGGCGACTATCCAGGTCTCGTCGTCGACGAAGCAGGCGTCGAGGTGCGCGGCGACGTCTACGAAATCGACGATGCCCTCGTCGCGGTGCTCGACGAAATCGAATCCGTGTACCCGGGCGTCGAAGATCGCTTTCTGGCGCGCGAGGTGATGGTCAAAGTGGACGGCAACGTCGTGAACTGCCGCTTCTATCCAGTCGCGCCGAACGCGGTAAAAGGGCTGCCCGAAATCCGTTCGGGAGATTGGGTGGAACATCGGCGCACGCGCTGA
- a CDS encoding AraC family transcriptional regulator → MTSSTDSDPLSRVRFADIPPEFAPNDTHPIRVRSRPMPAGWHIARHTHAWAQVAYASRGVLRVATTGMTWMVPPSRAIWLPPHVTHEVVAVEDAFLRTLYITESTVPAGLDTPRVVEVSNLLREVIAALDTPGLSAAREQLLGALALDELTRSEPLPLSVPMPSEKRLRALCEAVIADPMHGESLEQWASTVGASTRTIARLFRRELGVSFSQWRQQAILARAIPLLSQGRPLSHVAQELGYQSQSAFSAMFRRAFGASPRAFIERGAEHRASSDEHEGAPADDETARDQASSADVAER, encoded by the coding sequence ATGACCTCGTCCACCGACTCCGACCCGCTGAGCCGCGTGCGTTTCGCCGACATACCGCCCGAGTTCGCGCCGAACGACACCCACCCGATCCGCGTGCGCTCGCGGCCCATGCCGGCCGGCTGGCATATCGCCCGTCACACGCATGCGTGGGCGCAGGTCGCGTATGCGTCGCGCGGCGTGCTGCGGGTCGCGACGACGGGCATGACATGGATGGTGCCGCCGTCGCGCGCAATCTGGCTGCCGCCGCATGTGACTCACGAAGTGGTCGCCGTCGAGGATGCGTTCCTGCGCACGCTGTACATCACCGAAAGCACGGTGCCGGCCGGACTCGATACGCCGCGCGTCGTCGAAGTGTCGAACCTGTTGCGCGAAGTGATTGCCGCGCTCGATACGCCGGGCCTGTCCGCCGCGCGCGAGCAACTGCTCGGCGCGCTCGCGCTCGATGAATTGACGCGCTCCGAGCCGCTGCCACTGTCCGTACCGATGCCCAGCGAAAAGCGGTTGCGCGCGCTGTGCGAGGCCGTAATCGCCGATCCGATGCATGGCGAATCGCTCGAACAGTGGGCGTCGACCGTGGGCGCGAGCACGCGCACGATCGCGCGGCTGTTTCGCAGGGAATTGGGGGTGAGTTTTTCGCAGTGGCGTCAACAGGCGATTCTCGCGCGCGCGATTCCTCTGTTGAGCCAGGGACGCCCGCTGTCGCACGTCGCACAGGAACTGGGCTATCAGAGCCAGAGCGCCTTCTCCGCGATGTTCCGGCGTGCGTTCGGCGCGAGTCCGCGCGCGTTTATCGAGCGAGGTGCCGAGCATCGCGCGAGCAGCGACGAGCATGAAGGCGCGCCGGCGGATGATGAAACGGCGCGGGATCAAGCCAGTTCGGCGGACGTTGCCGAGCGGTGA
- a CDS encoding GNAT family N-acetyltransferase, giving the protein MFDPTEAPSPFHLRAASMDDFEFAEALTRNNMGGYYRRHHLVWRSDLFLGSWRESENFILEVDDVPMGVLRITEEGDSLHIRDVQIAEGYRRLGAGTFLLDISHQWARERGLRELQLRVFVDNPAARLYQRKGYKLAGPRLAQLGAIRHLARRV; this is encoded by the coding sequence ATGTTCGATCCCACCGAAGCTCCGTCACCGTTTCATCTGCGCGCGGCCAGCATGGACGATTTCGAGTTTGCCGAGGCGCTGACCCGCAACAACATGGGCGGCTATTATCGCCGGCATCATCTGGTGTGGCGCAGCGATCTATTTCTCGGCAGTTGGCGGGAATCGGAAAATTTTATTCTGGAAGTGGATGACGTGCCGATGGGCGTGCTGCGTATCACCGAAGAGGGCGATTCGCTGCATATCCGCGACGTGCAGATTGCCGAAGGGTATCGGCGGCTTGGCGCGGGTACGTTTCTGCTCGACATCTCGCATCAATGGGCGCGCGAGCGCGGGCTGCGTGAGTTGCAGTTGCGCGTGTTCGTCGATAATCCGGCGGCGCGGCTGTATCAGCGCAAGGGCTACAAGCTCGCCGGGCCGCGGCTCGCGCAGCTAGGCGCGATCCGTCATCTGGCGCGGCGGGTGTGA
- the aceB gene encoding malate synthase A gives MANPLSLPQGIEITGDIEPGFEAILTREALELVAALHRTFEPRRQQLLQARVERTRRLDAGERPDFLAATKSVREGDWTIAPLPRDLQCRRVEITGPVERKMIINALNSGADSYMTDFEDSNAPSWDNQITGHINLKDAVRRTISLEQNGKSYRLNDKTATLIVRPRGWHLDEKHVKIDGKRVSGGIFDFALYMVHNAKELIARGSGPYFYLPKMESHLEARLWNDIFVAAQEALGVPRGTIRATVLIETIVAAFEMDEILYELREHSSGLNAGRWDYIFSAIKKFKSDRDFCLADRSQITMTSPFMRAYALLLLKTCHRRNAPAIGGMSALIPIKNDAAANDKAMAGVRSDKARDAGDGYDGGWVAHPGLVPVAMEEFVKVLGDRPNQIDKQRVDVLVTATDLLDFRPETPITEAGLRNNINVGIHYLGSWLAGNGCVPIHNLMEDAATAEISRSQVWQWIRSPKGKLDDGRKVTVELVRELAVQELDKVKRTVGGNTKPYERAAQIFEQMSTAEQFTDFLTLPLYEEI, from the coding sequence ATGGCTAATCCGCTGTCGTTGCCGCAAGGCATCGAAATCACCGGCGACATCGAGCCCGGCTTTGAAGCGATCCTCACGCGCGAAGCGCTGGAACTTGTCGCGGCGTTGCATCGCACGTTCGAGCCGCGCCGTCAGCAGTTGCTGCAGGCGCGCGTCGAGCGCACCAGGCGGCTCGACGCGGGCGAGCGGCCCGACTTCCTCGCCGCGACGAAGAGCGTGCGCGAAGGCGACTGGACGATCGCGCCACTGCCGCGGGATCTGCAGTGCCGGCGCGTCGAGATCACCGGGCCGGTCGAGCGCAAGATGATCATCAACGCGCTCAATTCGGGCGCCGACTCCTACATGACCGACTTCGAGGATTCGAATGCGCCGAGCTGGGACAACCAGATCACCGGACATATCAATCTGAAAGATGCGGTGCGCCGCACGATCTCGCTCGAACAGAACGGCAAGTCGTATCGGCTCAACGACAAGACCGCGACGCTGATCGTGCGTCCGCGCGGCTGGCATCTCGACGAGAAGCATGTGAAGATCGACGGCAAGCGCGTGTCGGGTGGCATCTTCGATTTCGCGCTGTACATGGTGCACAACGCAAAGGAGCTGATCGCCCGCGGCTCGGGCCCGTACTTCTATCTGCCGAAGATGGAGAGCCATCTCGAGGCGCGTCTGTGGAACGACATCTTCGTCGCCGCGCAGGAAGCGCTCGGCGTGCCGCGCGGCACGATTCGCGCGACGGTGCTGATCGAAACGATCGTCGCCGCGTTTGAAATGGACGAGATCCTGTACGAGCTGCGCGAACATAGCTCGGGCCTGAACGCGGGCCGCTGGGACTACATCTTCTCGGCGATCAAGAAGTTCAAGAGCGACCGCGACTTCTGCCTTGCCGATCGCTCGCAGATCACGATGACCTCGCCGTTCATGCGCGCCTACGCGCTGCTGTTGCTGAAGACCTGCCATCGCCGCAACGCGCCGGCGATCGGCGGCATGAGCGCACTGATTCCGATCAAGAACGATGCGGCCGCGAACGACAAGGCGATGGCCGGCGTGCGTTCCGACAAGGCACGCGACGCGGGTGACGGCTACGACGGCGGCTGGGTCGCGCATCCGGGTCTCGTGCCGGTCGCAATGGAAGAGTTCGTCAAGGTGCTCGGCGACCGGCCGAATCAGATCGACAAGCAGCGCGTCGACGTGCTCGTGACTGCGACCGACCTGCTCGACTTCCGCCCGGAAACGCCGATCACCGAAGCGGGCTTGCGCAACAACATCAACGTCGGCATTCATTACCTCGGTTCTTGGCTCGCGGGCAATGGCTGCGTGCCGATTCACAACCTGATGGAAGACGCAGCCACCGCCGAGATTTCGCGCTCGCAGGTGTGGCAGTGGATCCGCTCGCCGAAGGGCAAGCTCGACGACGGCCGCAAGGTGACGGTCGAACTGGTGCGCGAGCTCGCGGTGCAGGAGCTCGACAAGGTCAAACGGACGGTGGGTGGGAATACGAAGCCGTATGAGCGTGCGGCGCAAATCTTCGAGCAGATGTCGACCGCGGAGCAGTTCACCGATTTTCTGACGCTGCCGTTGTACGAAGAGATTTGA
- the aceA gene encoding isocitrate lyase has translation MTREQQVQQLKQQWETDPRWKGVKRTYSAEDVVRLRGSVQPEHTLAKRGAEKLWAAVNNEPFVNSLGALTGNQAMQQVKAGLKAIYLSGWQVAGDANVAGEMYPDQSLYPANSVPLVVKRINNTLTRADQIQWSEGKNPGDEGYVDYFAPIVADAEAGFGGVLNAFELMKAMIEAGASGVHFEDQLASVKKCGHMGGKVLVPTREAVAKLTAARLAADVSGVPTVLLARTDAEAADLVTSDIDDNDRPFLTGERTVEGFYRTKPGLEQAISRGLAYAPYADMIWCETGKPDLEFAKKFADAIHQQYPDQLLSYNCSPSFNWKKNLDDATIAKFQRELGAMGYKFQFITLAGFHALNYSMFNLAYGYARNQMSAFVEMQQAEFAAAEKGFTAVKHQREVGTGYFDAVTQTVEREASTTALHGSTENEQFFDKKVA, from the coding sequence ATGACCCGCGAACAGCAAGTGCAGCAGCTCAAGCAGCAATGGGAAACGGACCCGCGTTGGAAAGGCGTCAAGCGCACCTACTCGGCCGAAGACGTGGTGCGTCTGCGCGGCTCGGTGCAACCCGAGCACACGCTCGCCAAGCGCGGCGCGGAAAAGCTGTGGGCCGCCGTGAACAACGAACCGTTCGTCAATTCGCTCGGCGCGCTGACCGGCAATCAGGCGATGCAGCAGGTGAAGGCCGGTCTGAAGGCAATCTATCTGTCGGGCTGGCAGGTCGCGGGCGATGCCAATGTCGCCGGTGAAATGTACCCGGACCAGTCGCTGTATCCGGCCAACTCGGTGCCGCTCGTCGTCAAGCGCATTAACAACACGTTGACGCGCGCCGATCAGATCCAGTGGTCGGAAGGCAAGAACCCGGGAGATGAAGGCTACGTCGATTACTTCGCGCCGATCGTGGCCGACGCGGAAGCCGGTTTCGGCGGCGTGCTGAACGCGTTCGAACTGATGAAAGCGATGATTGAAGCGGGCGCGTCGGGCGTGCACTTCGAAGACCAGCTCGCGTCGGTGAAGAAGTGCGGCCACATGGGCGGCAAGGTGCTCGTGCCGACCCGTGAAGCCGTCGCGAAGCTGACTGCCGCGCGACTCGCCGCCGACGTGTCCGGCGTGCCGACCGTGCTGCTCGCCCGCACCGACGCCGAAGCCGCCGACCTCGTGACCTCCGACATCGACGACAACGACCGCCCGTTTTTGACCGGCGAGCGCACCGTCGAAGGCTTCTACCGCACGAAGCCGGGTCTCGAGCAGGCAATCTCGCGCGGCCTCGCGTATGCGCCGTACGCCGACATGATCTGGTGCGAAACCGGCAAGCCGGACCTCGAGTTCGCGAAGAAATTCGCCGACGCGATCCACCAGCAGTACCCCGATCAACTGCTGTCGTACAACTGCTCGCCGTCGTTCAACTGGAAGAAGAACCTCGACGACGCGACGATCGCGAAGTTCCAGCGCGAGCTCGGCGCGATGGGCTACAAGTTCCAGTTCATCACGCTGGCTGGCTTCCACGCGCTGAACTACTCGATGTTCAACCTCGCGTACGGCTATGCGCGCAACCAGATGAGCGCGTTCGTCGAAATGCAGCAGGCGGAATTCGCGGCGGCCGAAAAGGGCTTCACCGCGGTCAAGCACCAGCGCGAAGTCGGCACCGGCTACTTCGACGCGGTCACCCAGACGGTCGAGCGCGAAGCATCGACGACGGCGCTGCACGGTTCGACGGAAAACGAACAGTTCTTCGACAAGAAGGTCGCCTGA
- the gltX gene encoding glutamate--tRNA ligase, with translation MTTSVRTRFAPSPTGFIHLGNIRSALYPWAFARKMKGTFVLRVEDTDLERSTTESVDAILEGMAWLGLDYDEGPFYQMQRMDRYREVLKQMQDAGLVYPCYMSTEELDALRERQREAGEKPRYDGTWRPEPGKVLPEPPTGVKPVLRFRNPLTGVVAWDDAVKGRIEISNEELDDLVIARPDGTPTYNFCVVVDDLDMRITHVIRGDDHVNNTPRQINILRALGGEPPVYAHLPTVLNEQGEKMSKRHGAMSVMGYRDAGYLPEAVVNYLARLGWSHGDAEIFTREQFVEWFDLEHLGKSPAQYDHDKLNWLNAHYIKEADNARLAELAKPFFAELGISEAALAQGPGLTGVVGLMKDRASTVKEIAQNAAMFYLTPAPDAESLAQHVTDAVRPALADLAAALKTAEWTRESIAAALKATLGAHKLKMPQLAMPVRLLVAGTTHTPSIDSVLMLFGRDVVVSRIEKSLG, from the coding sequence ATGACCACCTCCGTTCGCACCCGTTTCGCACCGAGTCCCACCGGCTTCATCCACTTGGGCAACATTCGGTCCGCGCTGTATCCGTGGGCGTTCGCGCGCAAGATGAAAGGGACCTTCGTGCTGCGGGTCGAGGACACCGACCTCGAGCGCTCCACGACCGAATCCGTCGACGCGATTTTAGAAGGCATGGCGTGGCTGGGTCTCGACTACGACGAAGGCCCGTTCTACCAGATGCAGCGCATGGACCGCTACCGCGAAGTGCTGAAGCAGATGCAGGACGCGGGGCTCGTCTACCCCTGCTACATGTCGACCGAAGAACTCGACGCGCTGCGCGAGCGCCAGCGCGAAGCGGGCGAAAAGCCGCGCTACGACGGCACGTGGCGTCCGGAGCCGGGCAAGGTGTTGCCGGAGCCGCCCACGGGCGTGAAGCCGGTGCTGCGCTTTCGCAATCCGCTGACCGGCGTGGTCGCGTGGGACGACGCCGTGAAAGGCCGCATCGAAATCTCGAACGAAGAACTCGACGACCTCGTGATTGCGCGCCCGGACGGCACCCCGACGTATAACTTCTGCGTCGTCGTCGACGATCTGGATATGCGCATCACACACGTGATCCGCGGCGACGATCACGTCAACAACACGCCGCGCCAGATCAACATTCTGCGCGCGCTCGGCGGCGAGCCGCCGGTCTACGCGCACCTGCCGACCGTGCTGAACGAGCAGGGCGAGAAGATGAGCAAGCGCCATGGCGCGATGAGCGTGATGGGGTATCGCGATGCGGGCTACCTGCCGGAAGCGGTCGTCAACTATCTGGCGCGGCTTGGCTGGTCGCATGGTGACGCGGAGATTTTCACGCGCGAGCAGTTCGTCGAGTGGTTCGATCTCGAGCATCTCGGCAAGTCGCCGGCGCAGTATGACCACGACAAGCTGAACTGGCTCAACGCGCATTACATCAAGGAAGCTGACAACGCACGCCTCGCCGAACTGGCGAAACCGTTCTTCGCGGAACTCGGCATCAGTGAAGCCGCGCTCGCGCAAGGGCCGGGATTGACGGGCGTGGTGGGTCTGATGAAGGACCGTGCGTCGACCGTGAAGGAGATCGCGCAGAACGCCGCGATGTTCTATCTCACGCCGGCACCCGATGCCGAGTCGCTCGCACAGCACGTGACCGACGCGGTTCGTCCGGCGCTCGCCGATCTGGCCGCTGCATTGAAGACGGCGGAGTGGACCCGGGAGTCGATCGCTGCCGCGCTGAAGGCGACGCTCGGCGCGCACAAGCTCAAGATGCCGCAACTTGCGATGCCGGTGCGTCTGCTGGTGGCGGGCACCACGCATACTCCGTCGATTGACAGCGTGCTGATGCTGTTCGGTCGCGACGTCGTCGTTAGCCGCATCGAAAAATCGCTCGGCTGA
- a CDS encoding universal stress protein, with product MFRHILVPTDGSDLSRKAIAGAIDLAQAVGARVTAYACLPQYPYSPFSDVVVELPGEFLQRSEREARVHLREVERAAHRVGVSVESRTSVHPAPYLGIIEAAEQGGCDVIFMASHGRRGLGSLLIGSETQRVLTHTKIPVIVYR from the coding sequence ATGTTCAGGCACATCCTGGTTCCAACCGATGGTTCAGATCTGTCGCGCAAGGCGATAGCGGGCGCGATCGACCTCGCGCAGGCCGTCGGCGCGCGGGTCACCGCGTACGCGTGTCTGCCGCAATATCCGTACTCGCCGTTCTCCGATGTCGTGGTCGAACTGCCCGGCGAGTTCCTGCAGCGCAGCGAGCGCGAAGCGCGCGTGCATCTGCGCGAAGTGGAGCGTGCGGCGCACCGCGTCGGCGTCAGCGTGGAGAGCCGCACGAGCGTGCATCCGGCGCCGTATCTCGGCATCATCGAAGCCGCTGAGCAGGGCGGCTGCGACGTGATCTTCATGGCATCGCATGGCCGGCGTGGGCTCGGCAGCCTGCTGATCGGCAGTGAAACGCAGCGCGTGCTCACGCATACGAAGATTCCTGTGATCGTCTATCGGTGA